From the Musa acuminata AAA Group cultivar baxijiao chromosome BXJ3-7, Cavendish_Baxijiao_AAA, whole genome shotgun sequence genome, one window contains:
- the LOC135643515 gene encoding aluminum-activated malate transporter 4-like, producing MAPKLGSFHYNFEQRSKERLLSSTLLPHLYDDPSTRQGGCFRRLADRIAAAWAFIRWLAVEGWEFGRSDPRKVVFAAKMGLALTLISLLIFLREPFRDLTKYSVWAILTVVVVFEFSIGATLSKGLNRGLGTLLAGGLALGVAELAILTGDLEEVTVVISIFVAGFFASFIKLYPTMKPYEYGFRVFLLTFCFIMVSGYRTRAFIETAVSRFLLIALGAGVGLGINICIYPIWAGEDLHNLVAKNFTGLAKSLEGCVNGYLQCVEYERVPSKILTYQAYDDPLYSGYRSAVQSTSQEDALLGFAIWEPPHGPYKMWNYPWKCYVKVSGSLRHCAFMVMALHGCILSEIQAPPESRQIFSSELKRVGFEGAKVLRELGDLIKTMRKLDKPNFLFEVHEAAEVLQKKIDRKSYLLVNLESWEGVEFTDGTKGIPGRPNITEDDSKCYTGRSNGEAVVDHRSPPLSTSSDIHNLVTSDTGSLPKMDSMFKRQMQWPGRQSFNLEAMLNGEESRTYESASALSLATFASLLIEFVARLQNLVDAFEELSEQANFKGNVDEPVSETAGLWTRIRKFHVRKEELV from the exons ATGGCCCCTAAACTGGGATCCTTCCATTACAACTTCGAGCAGCGGAGCAAGGAACGGCTCCTCTCCTCCACCCTCCTCCCCCACCTCTACGATGACCCCTCCACCCGGCAGGGAGGCTGCTTCCGCCGCCTGGCCGATCGGATCGCTGCCGCGTGGGCCTTCATCCGGTGGTTGGCCGTCGAGGGTTGGGAGTTCGGGCGGTCGGACCCACGGAAGGTGGTGTTCGCCGCTAAGATGGGCCTCGCCCTCACCCTCATCTCCCTCCTTATCTTCCTCCGGGAGCCCTTCCGGGACCTCACCAAGTACTCCGTCTGGGCCATCCTCACCGTCGTCGTGGTCTTCGAGTTCAGCATAG GTGCCACTCTAAGCAAAGGGCTTAATCGGGGTTTAGGAACATTACTTGCCGGAGGCCTTGCTCTAGGTGTTGCAGAACTAGCAATACTCACCGGAGATTTGGAGGAAGTAACTGTAGTTATTAGCATCTTTGTTGCTG GATTTTTTGCAAGCTTCATAAAGCTCTACCCGACAATGAAGCCTTATGAATATGGCTTTCGAGTCTTTTTGCTCACATTTTGTTTCATAATGGTGTCCGGATATAGGACAAGGGCATTTATTGAGACTGCAGTGAGCCGGTTTCTATTAATTGCTCTTGGAGCTGGTGTTGGTTTGGGAATAAATATTTGCATTTATCCAATCTGGGCAGGAGAGGATCTGCACAACCTGGTAGCAAAGAACTTCACAGGTCTAGCTaagtctttggaag GTTGTGTCAATGGATACCTTCAATGCGTTGAATATGAAAGAGTTCCTTCAAAAATTCTTACTTACCAGGCTTATGATGATCCTCTGTACAGTGGGTATCGATCTGCTGTACAATCAACAAGTCAAGAGGATGCTCTT TTAGGTTTTGCTATCTGGGAGCCACCACATGgtccttacaaaatgtggaattaTCCCTGGAAGTGCTATGTTAAAGTTAGTGGTTCGCTCAGGCACTGTGCCTTCATGGTTATGGCATTACATGGTTGTATACTATCAGAGATTCAG GCCCCACCAGAAAGCAGACAAATTTTTAGCAGCGAGCTGAAGAGAGTTGGTTTTGAAGGTGCTAAAGTGTTACGCGAGCTTGGAGATTTAATTAAGACAATGAGAAAACTGGATAAACCAAATTTTCTCTTTGAAGTCCATGAGGCAGCTGAAGTTTTGCAGAAGAAGATAGACAGGAAATCGTACCTTCTAGTGAATCTAGAAAGCTGGGAGGGTGTAGAGTTCACTGATGGAACAAAGGGAATCCCTGGCAGACCTAACATCACGGAAGATGATAGCAAATGCTACACAGGAAGATCTAATGGTGAAGCAGTTGTCGATCATCGATCACCACCACTTTCTACAAGTTCTGATATTCACAACTTAGTCACAAGTGACACCGGTTCTCTGCCAAAGATGGACTCCATGTTCAAGAGGCAGATGCAGTGGCCTGGAAGGCAGTCGTTTAATTTAGAAGCCATGCTTAATGGAGAAGAGTCGAGAACCTATGAAAGCGCTAGTGCATTGTCACTGGCAACGTTTGCTTCGCTTCTCATTGAATTTGTTGCGAGGCTTCAAAATTTGGTGGATGCATTTGAAGAGCTAAGTGAACAAGCCAATTTCAAGGGGAATGTAGATGAACCAGTGTCGGAGACTGCTGGGCTGTGGACCAGAATCAGGAAGTTTCATGTGAGAAAAGAGGAATTAGTTTAG
- the LOC103992197 gene encoding probable glutathione S-transferase DHAR2, chloroplastic codes for MSAATATIAPAAFLSRSSSLLASTAAVRLRSSRRCFRVLPVRASSPSEPPFEVCVKASITVPNRLGDCPFSQRVLLTLEEKRLSYDMKLVDLGNKPEWFLQISPEGKVPVIKLDEKWIADSDIITKSLEEKYPVPSLETPPEKASAGSKIFSAFIGFLKSKDPNDGTEQALLDELTLFNEYLKDNGPFVNGDSISAADLSLGPKLYHMEIALGHYKNWSVPESLAYVRNYMKSIFSMDSFVKTRALPEDVIAGWRPKVIG; via the exons ATGTCGGCGGCGACGGCAACCATCGCTCCCGCCGCCTTCTTGTCCCGTTCCTCGTCCCTCCTCGCATCCACCGCCGCCGTCCGCCTCCGCTCATCCCGGCGCTGCTTTCGTGTGCTCCCCGTCCGCGCCTCGTCCCCCTCGGAGCCCCCTTTTGAGGTCTGCGTCAAGGCGTCCATCACCGTCCCCAACCGACTTGGCGATT GTCCTTTCTCGCAAAGGGTTCTCTTGACCCTCGAGGAGAAGCGTTTATCGTATGACATGAAATTGGTCGATCTGGGAAACAAGCCAGAATG GTTTCTGCAAATAAGCCCTGAAGGAAAAGTTCCTGTCATTAAGCTTGATGAGAAGTGGATTGCTGATTCAGACATTATTACAAAATCATTGGAAGAAAAATACCCTGTTCCGTCTTTAGAGACGCCTCCAGAGAAGGCTTCAGC tggttcaaaaatcttctcagcTTTTATTGGTTTCTTAAAAAGCAAAGATCCTAATGATGGCACAGAACAAGCCTTGCTTGATGAGCTGACTTTGTTTAATGAATACTTAAAGGACAAT GGGCCTTTTGTGAATGGTGACAGTATATCTGCTGCTGATTTATCCCTTGGGCCTAAGCTTTATCATATGGAGATTGCCCTTGGTCACTATAAGAACTGGTCAGTTCCAGAATCACTTGCATATGTGAGGAACTACATGAAG TCGATTTTCTCCATGGATTCATTCGTCAAGACTCGGGCACTCCCAGAGGATGTCATTGCTGGATGGCGTCCAAAAGTCATAGGTTAA
- the LOC135642381 gene encoding GDT1-like protein 5, which translates to MGLSLIEGFTKSLAMTVLSEIGDKTFFAAAILAMRHPRKLVLSGCLTALIVMTILSASLGWAAPNLISRRWSHHLTTVLFFGFGLWSLWEGFTEEGEAEELKEVEAKLNADWKAETGSNKGDSKVREDLKKQQRPFLTQFFSPVFLKAFSITFFGEWGDKSQIATIGLASDENPFGVVLGGIVGQAFCTTAAVLGGKSLASQISEKMVALSSGVLFLIFGLLSFLSVTGES; encoded by the exons ATGGGGTTGTCTCTCATCGAG GGGTTCACTAAGTCGCTGGCCATGACAGTGCTCTCCGAGATCGGGGACAAGACCTTCTTCGCAGCCGCG ATCTTGGCAATGCGTCATCCTCGGAAGCTTGTTTTATCAGGTTGTTTAACAGCCTTAATT GTCATGACTATTCTCTCTGCATCTCTTGGTTGGGCTGCCCCAAATCTG ATTTCTCGTAGATGGTCGCACCATTTAACAACTGTGTTATTCTTTGGATTTGGGCTTTGGTCATTGTGGGAAGGATTTACAGAAGAAGG GGAGGCTGAAGAATTGAAAGAAGTAGAAGCTAAATTG AACGCTGATTGGAAGGCTGAAACTGGAAGCAACAAGGGAGATTCTAAG GTGAGGGAAGACTTAAAGAAACAACAGAGGCCATTTCTAACTCAGTTCTTCTCGCCCGTCTTCCTAAAG GCATTCTCCATCACTTTCTTCGGCGAGTGGGGTGACAAGAGCCAG ATAGCTACAATCGGGTTGGCCTCTGATGAAAACCCATTTGGTGTGGTTCTCGGGGGCATCGT CGGACAAGCATTCTGCACCACAGCAGCAGTACTCGGAGGAAAGAGCTTGGCGTCCCAGATATCAGAAAAAATG GTTGCACTCTCCAGCGGCGTACTTTTCTTAATATTTGGTCTGCTTTCCTTTCTATCAGTAACAGGAGAGTCATGA